The following coding sequences are from one Shumkonia mesophila window:
- the sufD gene encoding Fe-S cluster assembly protein SufD, producing the protein MSHVRSIPFAYAEGARPALPGGAPWLAALRADALARFAESGLPSTRVEQWKYTNLKSLADSPLRPAAEADAKATVAGELLPVIDGAYRVVFVNGRHRPDLSDSSALPAGVALSTVARTMEGDSEALKGRLGAVAAPDGRVLVNLNTAFLADGAVLSVAPGTQVEQPLHLVFVATAGTEGALAHHPRNLIVIGEGSRATLVESHIATADGIAYWSNPVGEIAIEANAWLDHVKVQADSRAATHLSFSKARVAAGGRYDSFVMTVGAALSRNEIEVVLDGEGALCHLNGAYLVNGRQHADTTTFITHAKPNCTSSEIYKGVLDGKARGVFQGKILVAKDAQKTNGHQLSRAVLLSDGAEVSTKPELEIYADDVKCSHGATTGELDEDSLFYLRARGIPVAEARRLLIRAFVREQIDEVPVDAVREHLDGLMSGWLDQAAQEGSLA; encoded by the coding sequence ATGAGCCATGTCAGGAGCATCCCGTTCGCCTACGCCGAGGGCGCCAGGCCGGCCCTGCCGGGCGGCGCGCCATGGCTGGCGGCGCTGCGCGCAGACGCGCTCGCCCGCTTCGCCGAAAGCGGCCTGCCGTCGACGCGCGTCGAACAGTGGAAGTACACCAACCTCAAGAGCCTGGCCGACAGCCCCCTGCGGCCGGCCGCCGAGGCCGACGCCAAGGCAACCGTGGCCGGCGAGCTGCTGCCGGTCATCGACGGCGCCTACCGGGTGGTCTTCGTCAATGGCCGCCATCGTCCGGACCTGTCGGATTCGAGCGCGCTGCCGGCCGGCGTCGCGCTTTCGACCGTGGCCCGCACCATGGAAGGCGATTCGGAGGCCCTTAAGGGCCGGCTGGGGGCGGTGGCCGCTCCCGACGGGCGCGTGCTGGTCAACCTCAACACCGCGTTCCTGGCCGACGGCGCCGTGCTCAGCGTGGCGCCAGGAACCCAGGTCGAGCAACCGCTCCATCTGGTGTTCGTCGCCACCGCCGGAACGGAAGGCGCGCTGGCCCATCATCCGCGCAACCTGATCGTCATCGGCGAGGGCAGCCGCGCCACGTTGGTGGAAAGCCACATCGCGACGGCCGACGGCATCGCCTACTGGTCGAACCCGGTCGGCGAGATCGCCATCGAAGCCAACGCGTGGCTCGATCACGTCAAGGTGCAGGCCGATTCGCGGGCGGCGACCCATCTGTCGTTCTCGAAGGCCCGGGTGGCGGCCGGCGGCCGCTACGACAGCTTCGTCATGACCGTCGGCGCCGCCCTCTCGCGCAACGAGATCGAGGTGGTGCTCGACGGCGAGGGCGCCCTTTGCCACCTCAACGGCGCCTATCTGGTCAACGGCCGCCAGCACGCCGACACCACCACCTTCATCACCCACGCCAAGCCCAACTGCACCAGCAGCGAGATCTACAAGGGTGTGCTCGACGGCAAGGCCCGGGGCGTCTTCCAGGGCAAGATCCTGGTCGCCAAGGATGCGCAAAAGACCAACGGCCATCAGCTGAGCCGCGCCGTCCTTCTGTCCGACGGCGCCGAGGTCAGCACCAAGCCGGAGCTGGAAATCTACGCCGACGACGTGAAATGCAGCCACGGCGCCACCACCGGCGAACTCGACGAGGACTCGCTGTTCTACCTGAGGGCGCGCGGCATCCCGGTGGCCGAGGCCCGGCGGCTGTTGATCCGCGCCTTCGTCAGGGAGCAGATCGACGAGGTTCCCGTCGACGCCGTGCGCGAACATCTCGACGGTCTGATGAGCGGCTGGCTGGACCAGGCCGCCCAGGAAGGAAGCTTGGCATGA
- a CDS encoding SUF system Fe-S cluster assembly regulator encodes MIKLNKMTDYGIVVMVRLAVAGERMQTAPEIAAATGLTLPTVAKLLKTLVQGGLAVSQRGAQGGYTLARAPERISVVEALEVLDGRLSLTACVEGDHDSCERESQCLMSGRWNRVNAAIVDALKNLTLADMMSPFDYFIDAGAPPAEKPVAAASQAASPTRGESNARRF; translated from the coding sequence ATGATCAAACTTAACAAGATGACCGATTACGGCATCGTCGTGATGGTCCGCCTGGCGGTGGCTGGCGAACGCATGCAGACCGCGCCCGAGATCGCGGCGGCCACCGGACTGACGCTGCCGACGGTAGCCAAGCTGCTGAAGACCCTGGTCCAGGGCGGGCTTGCCGTTTCCCAGCGCGGCGCCCAGGGCGGCTACACCCTGGCCCGGGCGCCCGAGCGGATTTCGGTGGTCGAGGCCCTGGAGGTCCTGGACGGCCGCCTGAGCCTGACGGCCTGCGTCGAAGGTGACCACGACAGCTGCGAGCGCGAAAGCCAGTGCCTGATGTCGGGCCGCTGGAACCGGGTCAACGCCGCCATTGTCGACGCTCTGAAGAACCTGACGCTGGCCGACATGATGTCGCCTTTCGACTATTTCATCGACGCTGGAGCGCCGCCGGCCGAAAAGCCGGTCGCCGCCGCGTCGCAAGCCGCATCCCCGACGCGAGGAGAGTCCAATGCCCGCCGTTTCTGA
- the sufB gene encoding Fe-S cluster assembly protein SufB: protein MPAVSDTVETVRSVTDQKYKYGFVTDIETDTVPKGLNEDTVRFISAKKGEPEWLLEWRLKAFRLWTTLEDEPTWAKIHYPKIDYQDAYYYSAPKKDELKSLDEVDPKLLETYAKLGIPLKEQEMLAGVAVDAVFDSVSVATTFKKKLGEYGIIFCSMSEAVREHPELVKKYLGSVVPYSDNFFATLNSAVFTDGSFVYVPKGVRCPMELSTYFRINAAQTGQFERTLIVADEGAYVSYLEGCTAPMRDENQLHAAVVELVAHDDAQIKYSTVQNWYPGDEEGKGGIYNFVTKRGACRGRNSKISWTQVETGSAITWKYPSCILQGDNSVGEFYSIAITNHRQQADTGTKMIHIGKNTRSTIVSKGISAGKADQTYRGLVRIQPKAENARNHTQCDSLLIGDTCGAHTVPYIESKNRSARVEHEATTSRISADQLFYCRQRGLTPEEAVSLIVNGFCREVLQVLPMEFAVEAQKLVGISLEGSVG, encoded by the coding sequence ATGCCCGCCGTTTCTGATACCGTCGAAACCGTCCGCTCGGTCACCGACCAGAAATACAAGTACGGCTTCGTCACCGATATCGAGACCGACACCGTTCCCAAGGGCCTCAACGAGGACACCGTGCGGTTCATCTCGGCCAAGAAGGGCGAGCCCGAGTGGCTGCTCGAATGGCGCCTCAAGGCGTTCCGCCTGTGGACGACGCTGGAAGACGAGCCGACCTGGGCCAAGATCCATTACCCCAAGATCGACTACCAGGACGCCTATTACTATTCGGCGCCCAAGAAGGACGAACTGAAGAGCCTCGACGAGGTCGACCCCAAGCTGCTCGAGACCTATGCCAAGCTGGGCATCCCGCTCAAGGAGCAGGAGATGCTGGCCGGCGTCGCGGTGGACGCGGTGTTCGACAGCGTGTCGGTGGCCACCACCTTCAAGAAGAAGCTGGGGGAATACGGCATCATCTTCTGCTCGATGTCCGAAGCGGTGCGCGAGCATCCCGAGCTGGTGAAGAAGTACCTGGGCAGCGTGGTGCCCTATTCCGACAACTTCTTCGCCACGCTGAATTCGGCGGTGTTCACCGACGGCTCGTTCGTCTACGTGCCCAAGGGCGTGCGCTGCCCGATGGAGCTGTCCACCTATTTCCGCATCAACGCGGCGCAGACCGGGCAGTTCGAGCGCACCCTCATCGTCGCCGACGAGGGCGCCTACGTCAGCTATCTGGAAGGCTGCACGGCGCCGATGCGCGACGAGAACCAGCTCCATGCCGCGGTGGTCGAACTGGTCGCCCACGACGACGCCCAGATCAAGTACTCCACCGTGCAGAACTGGTACCCGGGCGACGAGGAAGGCAAGGGTGGCATCTACAACTTCGTCACCAAGCGGGGCGCCTGCCGCGGCCGCAATTCGAAGATCTCGTGGACCCAGGTGGAAACCGGCTCGGCCATCACCTGGAAGTATCCGAGCTGCATCCTGCAGGGCGACAACTCGGTGGGCGAGTTCTATTCGATCGCCATCACCAACCACCGCCAGCAGGCCGACACCGGCACCAAGATGATCCACATCGGCAAGAACACGCGCAGCACCATCGTGTCCAAGGGTATCTCGGCCGGCAAGGCCGATCAGACCTATCGCGGCCTGGTGCGCATCCAGCCCAAGGCCGAAAACGCGCGCAACCATACCCAGTGCGACAGCTTGCTGATCGGCGACACCTGCGGCGCCCACACGGTGCCCTACATCGAATCCAAGAACCGCTCGGCGCGCGTCGAGCACGAGGCGACGACGTCCAGGATCAGCGCCGATCAGCTGTTCTATTGCCGGCAACGCGGCCTGACGCCCGAGGAAGCGGTGTCGCTTATCGTCAACGGCTTCTGCCGCGAGGTGCTCCAGGTCCTGCCGATGGAGTTCGCCGTCGAGGCGCAGAAGCTGGTCGGAATCAGCCTGGAAGGCAGCGTCGGCTGA
- the sufC gene encoding Fe-S cluster assembly ATPase SufC, whose protein sequence is MLEIKNLHASIEDKQILKGVNLSVKAGEVHAIMGPNGSGKSTLSYVLAGHEGYEVTGGGVTLNGKDLLELAAEERAGEGLFLAFQYPVEIPGVDNVTFLKTAYNAVRKYRGLPPVDAMQFLKLLRDKQTKLGMGDEMIRRAVNVGFSGGEKKRNEILQMAVLDPKLAILDETDSGLDIDALRVVAEGINALRGPDRAIVLITHYQRLLDYVQPDFVHVMAAGKIVRSGGKELALELEREGYAAIANAA, encoded by the coding sequence ATGCTCGAAATCAAGAACCTGCACGCCTCGATCGAGGACAAGCAGATCCTCAAGGGCGTCAACCTTTCGGTCAAGGCCGGCGAGGTGCACGCCATCATGGGCCCGAACGGCTCGGGCAAGAGCACGCTTTCCTACGTGCTGGCTGGGCACGAGGGCTACGAGGTCACCGGCGGCGGCGTCACGCTGAACGGCAAGGACCTGCTGGAGCTGGCCGCCGAGGAGCGGGCCGGCGAGGGCCTGTTCCTTGCCTTCCAGTACCCGGTGGAGATCCCCGGCGTCGATAACGTCACCTTCCTCAAGACCGCCTATAACGCGGTGCGCAAGTACCGTGGGCTACCGCCGGTCGACGCCATGCAGTTCCTCAAGCTGTTGCGCGATAAGCAGACCAAGCTCGGCATGGGCGACGAGATGATCCGCCGCGCCGTCAACGTCGGCTTTTCGGGCGGTGAGAAGAAGCGCAACGAGATCCTGCAGATGGCGGTGCTCGATCCCAAGCTGGCCATCCTGGACGAGACCGACTCGGGGCTCGACATCGACGCGCTGCGCGTCGTCGCCGAGGGCATCAACGCGCTGCGCGGCCCCGACCGGGCGATCGTGCTGATCACCCACTACCAGCGCCTGCTCGATTACGTGCAGCCCGACTTCGTCCACGTCATGGCGGCCGGCAAGATCGTGCGCTCGGGCGGCAAGGAACTGGCGCTTGAACTGGAACGCGAAGGCTACGCCGCCATCGCCAACGCCGCCTGA